Proteins co-encoded in one Kutzneria chonburiensis genomic window:
- a CDS encoding TadA family conjugal transfer-associated ATPase, with amino-acid sequence MRRDLVDRVRERLATIGRGVTDAEMADAFRAETGGVASDLDTLGAVRELRQEFSGTGPLAPLLSDPGVSDVLVTGPDRVWIDGPDGVRLTPITFRDDDAVRQLAQRLALVAGRRLDDAQPFVDAWLPEGIRLHAMLPPIAADGTSLSLRVLRPAGHDLAALRELGTFDEATEELLVRIVRARLAFLITGATGSGKTTLLAALLGRVPACERVICIEDAGELHPDHPQVIRLVSRPPNVEGAGEVTSRELVRQALRMRPDRIIVGEVRGAEVCELLAALNTGHDGGACTLHANSPSEVPARMEALASLGGISRPALHSQLAAAIHVVLHLKRSPGGVRRLVEIGVLTREAAEVVVLPAWRSGHPTEAWPLLATLLTDRGFPC; translated from the coding sequence ATGCGGCGTGACCTTGTCGACCGCGTGCGAGAACGCCTCGCCACCATCGGCCGCGGCGTCACCGACGCCGAGATGGCCGACGCCTTCCGGGCCGAAACCGGCGGTGTGGCCAGCGATCTGGACACCCTCGGCGCCGTTCGCGAGCTACGACAGGAGTTCTCCGGCACCGGGCCGCTCGCGCCGCTGTTGAGCGATCCCGGCGTGAGCGACGTGCTCGTCACCGGGCCGGACCGGGTGTGGATCGACGGGCCCGACGGCGTTCGCCTCACCCCGATCACCTTTCGCGACGACGACGCCGTGCGACAGCTGGCTCAGCGCTTGGCCCTCGTCGCCGGCCGACGGCTCGACGACGCCCAGCCCTTCGTCGATGCCTGGCTACCCGAGGGCATTCGCTTGCACGCCATGCTGCCGCCCATCGCCGCCGACGGCACCAGCCTGTCGCTGCGTGTCCTACGCCCCGCCGGCCACGACCTCGCCGCCCTACGCGAGCTGGGCACGTTCGACGAGGCCACCGAGGAGCTTCTGGTCCGCATCGTCCGAGCCCGCCTCGCCTTCTTGATCACCGGCGCCACCGGCTCCGGCAAGACAACCCTGCTCGCCGCTCTACTCGGCCGGGTGCCCGCGTGCGAGCGTGTCATCTGCATCGAGGACGCCGGCGAGCTCCACCCCGACCATCCCCAGGTCATTCGTCTGGTCTCCCGGCCACCCAACGTCGAGGGCGCCGGCGAGGTCACCTCCCGTGAACTGGTACGCCAGGCCCTCCGCATGCGCCCCGATCGCATCATCGTCGGCGAGGTACGCGGCGCCGAAGTCTGCGAGCTTCTCGCCGCCCTCAATACCGGCCACGACGGCGGCGCTTGCACCCTCCACGCCAATTCCCCTTCCGAGGTCCCCGCCCGCATGGAGGCCCTCGCCTCCCTCGGCGGTATCTCCCGCCCCGCCCTCCACAGCCAGCTGGCCGCCGCCATCCACGTCGTCCTCCACCTCAAGCGTTCCCCTGGCGGCGTCCGCCGCCTCGTCGAGATCGGCGTCCTCACCCGTGAGGCCGCCGAGGTCGTAGTCCTCCCAGCTTGGCGGTCCGGCCACCCCACCGAGGCTTGGCCCCTACTCGCCACCCTCCTCACCGACCGGGGTTTCCCATGCTGA
- the ssd gene encoding septum site-determining protein Ssd gives MDRARPLALVDNDDLLDDLLKVAAAAGCDVERVADVAAMRAGWAHAPMVLLDEQAAQSCGEAGLPRRPGVVVLAAGPPPPRLFEHAVAVGAERVVGLPDGEDWLAGAIADAVEGPAKDTGRIMAVIGGRGGAGASVFAAAVGYAALRRGRRVLLVDCDPMAGGLDLVLGAERMDGLRWPELKLSAGRVAASSLHTALPGSQRGQSRLTILSCDRGNVDLDPQAVATVVSSAKRSGELVVCDLPRHRTEPSGVVLDRADLIVVVMPAELRACAAARRLVERFIEEGREAQLVVRGPAPGGLRADEVASTVGLNLLTGMPAEPGLAMSLEAGRPPARPRGPLADAADLAVEVLCGVPDAA, from the coding sequence GTGGACCGAGCACGGCCGCTGGCCCTGGTCGACAACGACGACCTGCTCGACGACCTGCTCAAAGTCGCCGCGGCCGCCGGCTGCGACGTGGAACGCGTGGCCGACGTGGCCGCCATGCGGGCCGGCTGGGCGCACGCGCCGATGGTGTTGCTGGACGAACAGGCCGCGCAGAGCTGCGGCGAGGCCGGCCTGCCCCGCAGACCAGGCGTGGTGGTGTTGGCCGCCGGTCCACCTCCGCCACGGCTGTTCGAGCACGCCGTCGCCGTCGGTGCGGAACGCGTGGTCGGCCTGCCGGACGGGGAAGACTGGCTGGCCGGGGCAATCGCCGATGCCGTCGAAGGTCCGGCCAAGGACACCGGGCGCATCATGGCCGTGATCGGCGGTCGCGGCGGTGCCGGTGCTTCCGTGTTCGCCGCCGCGGTCGGTTATGCGGCGTTGCGGCGAGGTCGCCGCGTTCTGCTCGTCGACTGCGATCCGATGGCCGGCGGGCTCGATCTCGTGCTCGGAGCCGAGCGGATGGACGGATTGCGCTGGCCCGAACTCAAGCTCAGCGCCGGACGTGTCGCCGCATCCTCGCTGCACACCGCGTTGCCCGGCAGCCAGCGAGGCCAGTCCCGCCTGACCATCCTGTCCTGCGACCGCGGCAACGTCGATCTCGATCCGCAGGCCGTGGCCACCGTGGTCAGCTCGGCCAAGCGCAGCGGCGAACTGGTCGTTTGCGACCTGCCGCGACATCGGACCGAACCGTCCGGCGTCGTCCTGGACCGGGCCGACCTGATCGTCGTGGTCATGCCGGCCGAGTTGCGGGCCTGTGCGGCGGCGCGTCGCCTGGTCGAGCGGTTCATCGAGGAAGGGCGGGAGGCCCAGCTCGTGGTGCGCGGGCCGGCGCCCGGCGGACTGCGGGCCGACGAGGTCGCCAGCACCGTCGGCCTGAACCTGCTGACCGGCATGCCGGCCGAACCGGGTCTGGCCATGTCGCTCGAGGCGGGCCGGCCGCCGGCTCGACCGCGTGGACCGCTGGCCGACGCCGCCGATCTGGCCGTCGAGGTCCTGTGCGGGGTGCCCGATGCGGCGTGA
- a CDS encoding HAD family hydrolase has product MDPSTGARVAAFFDLDKTVIAKSSLLAFSRPFFQEGLINRRAVLKSAYAQFVFMQSGADADQIERMRQHITALCAGWDVGQVRAIVEETLHDIVDPLVYKEATQLIADHRAAGHDVVVVSASGQEIVAPIADMLGATQSLATRMVVADGRYTGEVDFYCYADNKAVAIKQLAATNGYDLARCHAYSDSATDEPMLAVVGHPTAVNPDRGLRKVAAQQGWPVLTFSDPVSLRARIPTPSGTAVAVTAVSLGAVAAAGVAWYGIRRRRRA; this is encoded by the coding sequence GTGGATCCCAGCACCGGCGCTCGTGTGGCGGCCTTTTTCGACCTGGACAAGACCGTCATCGCGAAGTCGAGCCTGCTGGCCTTCAGCCGGCCCTTCTTCCAGGAGGGTCTGATCAACCGCCGAGCCGTGCTCAAGAGCGCGTATGCGCAGTTCGTGTTCATGCAGTCGGGTGCGGACGCGGACCAGATCGAGCGGATGCGCCAGCACATCACGGCGCTGTGCGCGGGCTGGGATGTCGGCCAGGTGCGGGCCATCGTCGAGGAGACATTGCACGACATCGTGGACCCGCTGGTCTACAAGGAAGCCACCCAGCTGATCGCCGACCACCGTGCCGCAGGTCACGACGTGGTGGTGGTCTCAGCCTCCGGCCAGGAGATCGTCGCGCCGATCGCGGACATGCTCGGCGCCACGCAGAGCCTGGCCACCCGCATGGTGGTCGCCGACGGCCGCTACACCGGCGAGGTCGACTTCTACTGCTACGCCGACAACAAGGCCGTCGCGATCAAGCAGTTGGCCGCGACCAACGGCTACGACCTGGCCCGGTGCCACGCCTACTCCGACTCCGCGACCGACGAGCCGATGCTGGCCGTGGTCGGCCACCCGACGGCGGTGAATCCGGACCGGGGGCTGCGCAAGGTCGCCGCCCAGCAGGGCTGGCCGGTGCTGACCTTCTCCGATCCGGTGTCGCTGCGGGCCCGCATCCCGACGCCGTCCGGCACCGCCGTGGCGGTCACCGCGGTGAGCTTGGGCGCGGTCGCGGCCGCCGGCGTGGCCTGGTACGGCATTCGCCGCCGCCGTCGGGCCTGA